A genomic window from Paenibacillus sp. FSL K6-0276 includes:
- a CDS encoding ABC transporter ATP-binding protein has protein sequence MLRRFFSYYRPYKKLFISDFSCAVFAGLLELAFPVAVNKFIDDLLPGQDWPLILIACVALLAIYALNTVMQYVVTYWGHMLGINIETDMRKKMFNHIQKLSFRFFDNNKTGHLIGRITNDLNDIGEVAHHGPEDVFIAIMTLVGAFILMADINLKLAIITFIIVPIMAWVIIYFGRNMTSTYRQLFGNVGSFNARIEDNVGGIRVVQSFANEQHEQELFAVDNQMFRKTKLLAYKTMAKSLSVSYMMTRLITILVMISGAWFFINGELQIGEFVAFILLSNIFFRPIEKINAVIESYPKGIAGFKRYLEIIDTEPDISDKPDAVEVSTLHGDITFQNVFFGYDEERPVLKNISLKVKAGETIAFVGPSGAGKTTICSLLPRFYDVTGGAITIDGIDIRDMKLESLRKQIGIVQQDVFLFSGTIRENIAYGKLDAKLPEIWEAARRAHLEDLIQNLPDGMDTVIGERGVKLSGGQKQRLAIARMFLKNPPILILDEATSALDTETEAAIQQSLADLSVGRTTLVIAHRLTTIKNADRIMVVNEEGIAEQGRHEELVQAGGIYSRLHQAQYNA, from the coding sequence ATGCTTCGAAGGTTTTTCTCCTACTATCGTCCATATAAAAAACTATTTATATCGGACTTCTCGTGCGCTGTCTTTGCAGGTCTGCTAGAACTAGCTTTTCCGGTAGCTGTCAATAAGTTCATTGATGATTTGCTCCCCGGTCAAGATTGGCCGCTAATTCTTATTGCTTGTGTCGCGCTTCTAGCTATTTACGCTTTGAATACGGTGATGCAGTATGTCGTTACTTATTGGGGGCATATGCTAGGTATTAACATCGAGACAGATATGCGTAAAAAAATGTTCAATCACATCCAGAAACTATCCTTCCGATTCTTTGATAATAATAAAACAGGTCACCTAATCGGACGCATCACCAACGACTTAAATGATATCGGCGAGGTGGCGCACCACGGTCCCGAGGATGTATTTATTGCCATCATGACACTTGTCGGTGCCTTCATCCTAATGGCTGATATTAATCTGAAGCTGGCAATCATTACTTTTATTATCGTTCCAATCATGGCTTGGGTGATCATCTACTTCGGACGCAATATGACTTCCACCTATCGCCAGCTTTTTGGAAATGTAGGTAGTTTCAATGCCCGTATCGAAGACAATGTCGGCGGAATCCGGGTTGTGCAATCTTTTGCCAATGAGCAGCATGAACAAGAGCTATTCGCAGTAGATAATCAAATGTTCCGTAAAACTAAGCTACTTGCTTATAAAACCATGGCCAAAAGCTTATCCGTCAGCTATATGATGACCCGCCTCATTACGATCCTCGTGATGATCAGCGGCGCCTGGTTCTTCATTAATGGAGAACTCCAAATTGGTGAATTTGTGGCATTTATTCTGTTGTCCAATATTTTCTTCCGTCCGATCGAGAAAATCAATGCCGTTATCGAGAGTTATCCAAAAGGAATTGCCGGCTTTAAACGTTATCTTGAGATTATCGACACGGAGCCTGATATCAGCGACAAGCCAGATGCTGTAGAAGTAAGTACTTTACACGGTGATATTACCTTCCAAAATGTCTTTTTCGGATACGACGAGGAGCGTCCGGTTCTGAAAAATATTAGCCTGAAAGTAAAGGCTGGCGAAACGATCGCCTTTGTTGGACCTTCTGGTGCAGGTAAAACAACCATCTGCAGCCTGCTCCCTCGTTTCTACGATGTCACAGGCGGAGCTATCACCATTGATGGCATCGATATCCGTGACATGAAGCTGGAGTCTTTACGTAAACAGATCGGGATCGTGCAGCAGGATGTGTTCCTGTTCTCCGGTACAATTCGCGAGAATATCGCCTACGGAAAACTAGATGCAAAGCTACCTGAAATCTGGGAAGCCGCTCGACGTGCACATCTGGAAGATCTCATTCAGAATCTGCCAGACGGCATGGATACGGTGATTGGTGAACGCGGTGTGAAGCTGTCCGGTGGACAGAAGCAGCGCCTAGCGATCGCTCGCATGTTCCTGAAGAATCCGCCAATCCTAATTCTGGATGAAGCTACTTCCGCGCTAGATACAGAAACGGAAGCAGCGATTCAGCAATCACTGGCTGATCTATCCGTGGGCCGAACCACACTCGTCATCGCCCACCGATTGACGACCATCAAGAATGCCGACCGGATTATGGTCGTGAATGAAGAAGGCATCGCCGAGCAAGGCCGCCATGAAGAATTAGTCCAAGCCGGTGGCATATACAGCCGTCTTCACCAGGCGCAGTATAACGCCTAA
- a CDS encoding MFS transporter, whose amino-acid sequence MKASQREGTIQNRGLTDSKFDRWLLVLGIVFIAAALRAPFTSVGPLIQMIQDDLGLSNTLAGAITTLPLLAFAILSPFAPKLARRFGLANVLLIAMVMLAMGILIRSGSGVGLLFTGTAILGLSIAVCNVLLPGLIKGKFPHKIGLMTGVYTVSMNLCAAVASGISVPLASNAGFGWRGTLAIWFMIAALATLFWIPQMRKLDQGSGAKGSVSSGNMWRSSLAWKVTIFMGLQSLLYYVFIAWFSVLLGERGMSSSHAGWLLSLMQMAQLPFTFFVPLWAGKMKNQRILVIITAILYFIGIGGIWLGSSALMAVWAICFGIAGGFAFGLVMMFFSLRTRSTQEAAELSGMAQSVGYVLAAMGPALFGWLHDVTNSWTLPLVLLLGASVLLLVVGLGAGSDRYVGDRR is encoded by the coding sequence ATGAAAGCATCGCAACGAGAAGGAACCATTCAGAATAGAGGCTTAACGGATTCCAAGTTTGATCGCTGGCTACTAGTGTTGGGAATTGTTTTTATCGCAGCAGCACTTAGAGCTCCTTTTACATCCGTTGGTCCACTGATACAAATGATTCAGGATGATCTAGGCTTATCGAATACTTTAGCAGGAGCTATTACCACTCTACCATTGTTGGCTTTTGCCATCTTGTCCCCGTTTGCTCCAAAGCTAGCCCGCCGTTTCGGCTTGGCTAATGTGTTATTAATTGCTATGGTTATGCTGGCTATGGGAATTCTAATCCGGTCGGGATCTGGAGTAGGGCTGTTGTTCACTGGTACGGCGATACTCGGGCTTTCTATTGCAGTATGTAATGTACTGCTTCCGGGTCTGATTAAAGGGAAGTTTCCCCACAAAATTGGATTAATGACAGGTGTCTATACCGTCTCTATGAATTTATGCGCAGCAGTCGCTTCAGGAATTAGTGTACCGCTAGCAAGTAACGCTGGATTCGGTTGGAGAGGGACTTTAGCAATTTGGTTTATGATCGCTGCGCTAGCAACCCTGTTCTGGATTCCTCAGATGCGCAAGCTCGATCAAGGGTCTGGAGCTAAAGGCTCCGTTTCTAGCGGAAATATGTGGCGCTCTTCGCTTGCTTGGAAGGTAACGATCTTTATGGGCTTACAGTCGCTGCTCTATTATGTTTTTATTGCATGGTTCTCTGTTCTCCTTGGTGAGCGGGGAATGTCATCAAGCCATGCAGGCTGGTTACTATCGCTGATGCAAATGGCGCAGCTGCCCTTTACTTTCTTCGTGCCGTTGTGGGCAGGGAAGATGAAGAACCAACGTATTCTAGTAATAATCACTGCTATTCTGTATTTCATCGGAATAGGTGGGATTTGGCTGGGCAGCAGCGCTTTAATGGCTGTCTGGGCGATATGCTTTGGTATTGCTGGAGGATTTGCCTTCGGTCTTGTGATGATGTTCTTCAGTCTACGGACCAGAAGCACTCAAGAAGCTGCGGAGCTCTCAGGAATGGCTCAATCTGTAGGTTATGTGCTTGCTGCGATGGGGCCGGCCTTGTTTGGATGGCTGCATGATGTGACGAATAGCTGGACGCTGCCGCTAGTTTTATTGCTTGGTGCAAGCGTATTGCTGCTGGTTGTCGGACTAGGCGCAGGTAGTGATCGATATGTGGGAGATAGAAGATAA
- a CDS encoding methyltransferase domain-containing protein — MNQQWNTGTYDTDMAFVSQFGESLIELLRPQPGEQIMDWGCGTGGLAAAIAASGATVTGIDASAEMIHTARDKHPQLSFILADGQNYVAEQPVNAVFSNAALHWLTDANGAAASITASLRTGGRFVAEFGGLGNIASIVTELPNAFAVIGCSDKLQLPWYFPSTGQYTTLLEQHGLTVDLALCFNRPTPLEAGEQGLQCWLNTFANGILSVLTPSEREEVLSYMEQKLKPTLFQANRWVIDYRRIRVVAYKRV; from the coding sequence ATGAACCAGCAGTGGAATACCGGAACCTATGATACTGACATGGCCTTTGTGTCTCAGTTTGGAGAATCATTGATTGAGCTTCTTCGCCCCCAGCCTGGCGAACAAATTATGGATTGGGGCTGTGGAACTGGCGGTTTGGCAGCAGCCATCGCTGCTAGTGGTGCCACTGTAACAGGGATTGATGCTTCAGCCGAAATGATTCATACTGCGCGTGACAAGCATCCTCAGCTAAGCTTCATCTTAGCAGATGGGCAAAACTATGTCGCGGAACAGCCAGTCAATGCTGTGTTCAGCAACGCTGCTCTACACTGGTTGACCGACGCGAACGGAGCCGCCGCTTCTATCACGGCTAGCCTGCGAACAGGCGGCCGTTTTGTCGCTGAGTTCGGTGGGCTGGGCAATATCGCATCCATCGTTACTGAACTTCCAAATGCTTTTGCCGTTATAGGGTGTAGTGATAAGCTTCAGCTGCCTTGGTACTTCCCGAGTACCGGGCAGTATACAACACTACTAGAACAACACGGACTGACTGTGGACCTCGCCCTTTGTTTCAACCGTCCAACACCACTAGAGGCTGGAGAGCAAGGGCTCCAGTGCTGGCTGAACACTTTTGCAAATGGAATCTTAAGTGTCCTAACACCATCTGAACGAGAAGAAGTCCTCTCATATATGGAACAGAAACTGAAACCAACTTTATTTCAAGCTAACCGCTGGGTGATTGATTATCGAAGAATCCGGGTTGTCGCTTACAAACGAGTCTAA
- a CDS encoding helix-turn-helix transcriptional regulator produces MPESSERGALTEAVFYILLSLYTAMHGYAIMQNVKDLSKGRVDLGAGTLYGAINTLLEKNWIRAVEGEEGSRRKEYEITELGKTVIQGELIRLEELIANGKRIAGGESK; encoded by the coding sequence ATGCCTGAAAGCTCAGAAAGAGGAGCCTTAACGGAAGCTGTGTTTTACATCTTATTGTCTTTATACACCGCAATGCACGGATATGCGATTATGCAGAATGTGAAGGATTTGAGTAAAGGTCGAGTGGATCTTGGAGCGGGAACCTTATATGGAGCAATCAACACCTTGCTTGAGAAAAACTGGATAAGAGCTGTAGAAGGGGAAGAAGGCTCTCGAAGAAAGGAGTACGAAATTACTGAATTAGGGAAGACAGTGATTCAGGGGGAACTTATCCGGTTGGAAGAACTGATTGCCAATGGGAAGAGAATAGCTGGAGGTGAGTCCAAATGA
- a CDS encoding DUF2812 domain-containing protein, giving the protein MKHVVRKLFWDFEKEEQWLNEMSAKGLALSSYSWCKYVFTDSPKNEYTYRIELLDNVPTHPESMAYLKFLEENGVECVSSYVRWIYLRKKSSEGAFDIYTDLESKIKHFKRINTLWNSVMWLEFIVGLANILIGVTNYFNSSSRISLINVVLGGLLILLGLVFLRAGAPIRKKIKKLQQENLIRE; this is encoded by the coding sequence ATGAAACATGTGGTTCGCAAGCTGTTTTGGGATTTTGAGAAGGAAGAACAGTGGCTTAATGAAATGTCTGCCAAAGGGTTAGCCCTTTCAAGCTACTCCTGGTGTAAATATGTGTTTACTGACTCGCCTAAGAATGAGTATACGTATAGAATTGAGCTTTTAGATAATGTGCCTACTCATCCGGAAAGCATGGCATACCTCAAGTTTTTAGAAGAAAATGGAGTAGAGTGTGTTAGCAGCTATGTTCGTTGGATTTATCTTAGAAAGAAGTCATCCGAAGGTGCGTTTGATATTTACACAGATCTGGAATCCAAAATAAAACACTTTAAGCGAATCAACACACTATGGAATTCTGTAATGTGGTTAGAGTTCATTGTTGGTTTAGCCAACATTCTCATTGGGGTAACGAATTATTTCAATTCATCCAGCAGAATTAGTTTGATAAACGTTGTTCTAGGCGGGCTTTTAATCCTTTTAGGACTTGTTTTTTTAAGAGCTGGCGCACCTATCCGTAAGAAAATTAAGAAGCTTCAGCAAGAGAATTTAATAAGAGAATAG
- a CDS encoding PAS domain S-box protein produces the protein MSEFLFKQLYLRSSIGVAVVSPKEGTLIQSNPALCHMLGYSEEELLNMHFLDLIYPDDKTDDDHYIILNKLLAEPETAIELERRFLRKDGEMIWVAQHIFLILQEDSSEPLVLISELTDITDRRLAEDKIEEDQHLYNLLTQNTPDMISFGDPDGTLHYISPSVQLLLGYPAHEMIGTKRPEYYHVDDAQEMIEQGKLYSDTDVFTRRVRHMDGHYLWIESSSQVVCDEQGNVKQILTIGRDITQRKKYEDMLAKAQYLAKMGSWEWDTTKKRLTVSREMRTIFGFSVDDSNHSYFDYKRVLSCIDPGDFKGLEKLVRQTLANGSNGEVMVRINSADGKLKFLDAHWEVIKDEEGRLLQISGIAQDVTERHRMEEQLRENEQNYRLLSENSMDFISRNAADGHLTYLYASPICQTMFGYTSEEMHGTKGIDYIHPEDKDKVVSYLSSCMEGKKLEPVTFRFLCEDGSYIWTETTLRYIYSETFGGQELVCVTRDISERTRHFEEIEKLSNEHALILNSVSEGIFGMNLEGDTMFINPVAITMLGYDPTEWLNSKFHAIHQTWLDNEPFSGIQKTLIPSHFNNRSFDEKEGIFWRQDGSSFLVRYRMTPLFDGGERIGAVVVFRDITEEKEIVRAKESAEEADRAKSEFLAIMSHELRTPMNGIIGMADLLSGTALDEEQSYYTQIINSSGEALLHILNEVLDFSKIEAGMMTLELQMVDLREVIQNVSELFYPKVKEKGLLLTSDIAPELPPIIVTDEARLRQILVNLVGNAVKFTETGEISISAKLEASQKSGNIIVKFIVKDTGLGIPVASQGLLFQSFTQLHPSINRKYGGTGLGLAISKKLAELLGGTIGVRSCEEHGSEFYFTVEVSLPKEEWNQKVSLNHSADVVRHDNPNTKESVKGEYGPMSILIAEDHPVNQQLMQAYLKKRGYVPDIASNGEEAVRAVLSKDYDLVFMDVQMPIMDGIEATGIIREKLGLSPIIIAATAFARNEDKDMCLSAGMQDFISKPISIKELDRVLKDWSTRIR, from the coding sequence GTGTCTGAATTTCTTTTTAAGCAACTATACTTGCGGTCTTCTATAGGGGTTGCTGTAGTCTCTCCCAAGGAAGGGACCTTGATTCAATCCAATCCGGCGCTTTGCCATATGCTTGGTTATTCTGAAGAAGAGCTTTTGAATATGCATTTTCTAGATCTTATTTATCCAGACGATAAGACCGATGATGATCATTACATTATCCTGAACAAACTGCTAGCAGAGCCTGAGACCGCCATTGAATTAGAAAGACGGTTCTTACGTAAGGATGGCGAAATGATCTGGGTAGCACAACATATATTTCTGATTCTTCAGGAGGACTCGAGTGAACCTCTTGTCTTGATCTCGGAACTAACGGATATCACCGACCGAAGGCTTGCTGAAGATAAGATTGAGGAAGATCAACATTTATATAATTTGTTAACTCAAAATACGCCGGACATGATTTCTTTTGGCGACCCTGACGGAACTCTACACTATATATCGCCTTCAGTACAGTTGCTTTTAGGATATCCTGCACATGAAATGATAGGTACCAAAAGACCCGAATATTATCACGTAGACGATGCTCAAGAGATGATTGAACAAGGAAAGCTCTATTCGGATACGGATGTATTCACACGCAGAGTCCGTCATATGGATGGACATTATTTATGGATTGAGAGTTCTTCCCAGGTGGTGTGTGATGAGCAGGGGAATGTCAAGCAGATACTAACCATCGGCCGCGATATCACTCAGCGTAAGAAGTATGAGGATATGTTGGCAAAAGCTCAATATCTTGCGAAAATGGGATCCTGGGAATGGGATACGACAAAAAAGCGGTTGACGGTTTCTAGAGAGATGCGTACTATTTTTGGCTTTTCGGTGGACGACAGTAATCATTCTTATTTTGATTATAAACGTGTTCTTTCCTGTATTGATCCAGGTGATTTCAAAGGACTTGAAAAGCTAGTTCGTCAAACTTTAGCGAATGGGTCTAATGGCGAAGTTATGGTTCGAATTAATAGTGCAGATGGAAAATTGAAGTTTCTTGATGCGCACTGGGAAGTGATTAAAGACGAAGAAGGAAGACTGCTACAGATCAGTGGGATTGCCCAGGATGTGACTGAACGTCATCGAATGGAGGAGCAGCTGCGTGAAAACGAACAGAACTATCGTCTGCTTTCTGAAAATTCAATGGATTTCATTTCACGGAATGCAGCGGACGGTCACCTTACCTATCTGTATGCATCACCTATTTGCCAGACTATGTTCGGCTATACATCGGAGGAAATGCATGGAACCAAAGGTATAGATTACATACATCCTGAGGATAAGGACAAAGTGGTGTCATATCTTAGCAGTTGCATGGAAGGTAAGAAGCTCGAACCTGTGACCTTCCGGTTTCTGTGCGAAGATGGATCATACATCTGGACGGAGACAACACTTCGATATATTTACTCCGAGACCTTTGGTGGGCAGGAACTTGTGTGTGTAACCCGTGATATTTCGGAACGGACGCGCCATTTTGAAGAAATAGAGAAGTTAAGTAATGAGCATGCTCTGATATTGAATTCGGTTTCTGAAGGCATATTTGGGATGAACCTTGAAGGGGATACGATGTTCATCAATCCAGTAGCCATTACTATGCTAGGATACGATCCTACGGAATGGTTGAACAGCAAATTCCATGCGATTCATCAGACTTGGCTGGATAACGAGCCATTTTCGGGAATTCAGAAGACGCTGATTCCTTCGCACTTCAATAATCGCTCTTTTGATGAGAAGGAGGGCATATTTTGGAGGCAAGATGGTTCCAGCTTTCTGGTCAGATATCGTATGACTCCGCTTTTTGATGGTGGAGAGCGGATAGGGGCTGTAGTGGTTTTCCGAGATATCACTGAAGAGAAGGAGATTGTGCGGGCGAAGGAGTCTGCTGAGGAAGCAGATCGAGCTAAATCGGAGTTTCTAGCCATCATGAGCCATGAGCTGCGCACTCCGATGAACGGTATTATTGGAATGGCAGACTTGCTCTCGGGTACAGCACTGGATGAAGAGCAAAGCTACTACACACAGATCATTAACAGTAGCGGAGAGGCATTGCTTCATATTTTGAATGAAGTACTTGATTTCAGCAAAATTGAAGCAGGCATGATGACACTTGAACTGCAAATGGTGGATTTGCGTGAAGTAATACAGAATGTTAGTGAGCTATTCTATCCGAAGGTTAAAGAGAAAGGATTGTTATTGACTAGCGATATTGCACCGGAGCTTCCACCCATTATTGTGACGGACGAGGCCAGATTACGCCAAATTCTCGTGAACTTGGTCGGGAATGCGGTGAAATTTACGGAGACAGGTGAAATCAGTATTTCTGCCAAGCTGGAAGCTTCACAAAAGTCTGGGAATATTATCGTTAAATTTATAGTTAAAGATACGGGTTTGGGGATTCCAGTTGCCAGTCAAGGGTTATTGTTTCAATCGTTCACGCAATTACATCCTTCCATCAATCGTAAATATGGCGGAACAGGACTTGGACTGGCCATTAGCAAAAAGCTAGCAGAGCTGCTAGGAGGAACGATTGGTGTTAGGAGTTGTGAGGAACACGGCTCAGAGTTCTATTTCACAGTGGAGGTCTCTTTGCCAAAAGAGGAATGGAATCAGAAAGTTTCACTCAATCATTCAGCGGATGTAGTCAGACACGATAACCCTAACACTAAAGAGTCTGTTAAGGGAGAATATGGACCTATGTCCATTCTCATCGCTGAAGATCATCCTGTGAATCAGCAACTGATGCAGGCTTATCTGAAGAAGCGGGGTTATGTTCCTGATATCGCATCAAATGGTGAGGAAGCGGTTCGGGCTGTACTGTCCAAGGATTATGATCTGGTATTTATGGATGTTCAGATGCCAATTATGGATGGGATAGAAGCAACAGGAATCATTCGTGAGAAGCTCGGGCTATCTCCAATTATTATTGCGGCCACAGCCTTTGCCAGAAATGAAGATAAAGACATGTGTCTGAGTGCAGGGATGCAGGATTTCATCTCCAAGCCGATTTCAATAAAGGAGCTCGACAGGGTATTAAAAGATTGGTCTACTCGGATTCGATAA
- a CDS encoding TIGR03943 family protein: MNDSRNIRFHYLLRAVILLAFALYIGHLVQQDALHYYVAPKLARWVQLCPIPLTLMALSLAIQALFGKGSVLCDCEHRLPHSIFKSTALYGLFLFPLLLGFALPDRALGSMAASKKGISLSSLPSETKNAARFESIDPYHEELTELAKILYVQPTIPVYSAIFSETLGAIEMYKQQFEGKEISVSGFLYRDESETPENAFAIGRFLVQCCTADATPFGMLVDSGKLKSLPTDTWIEVRGKLQVVQHKGQEIMQIRAETITPIAQPTTPYIYTSADSISAWKALQSTANPTK, translated from the coding sequence ATGAATGACTCTCGAAACATCCGATTTCACTATTTGTTAAGGGCGGTCATTCTGCTTGCTTTCGCCCTTTATATTGGGCATCTGGTGCAGCAGGACGCTTTGCATTATTATGTAGCTCCCAAGCTGGCACGCTGGGTTCAATTATGTCCGATCCCTCTGACACTTATGGCGCTCAGCTTGGCCATTCAGGCCTTATTTGGTAAGGGTAGTGTTCTATGTGACTGCGAACATCGTCTCCCACATTCCATATTCAAAAGTACAGCACTGTATGGATTATTCCTTTTTCCACTGCTGCTTGGATTTGCACTTCCTGATCGAGCCTTGGGAAGTATGGCAGCTAGCAAAAAGGGGATATCGTTATCCTCATTACCATCAGAGACTAAAAATGCCGCTAGATTCGAATCGATTGATCCTTATCATGAGGAGCTTACCGAGCTAGCTAAGATTCTCTATGTACAGCCTACTATCCCAGTTTATTCAGCTATTTTCTCCGAAACACTAGGTGCTATTGAGATGTATAAACAGCAATTTGAAGGCAAAGAAATTTCCGTTTCTGGTTTTCTATATCGTGATGAAAGCGAAACGCCAGAGAATGCTTTTGCGATTGGCAGATTTCTAGTACAGTGTTGTACCGCCGATGCTACTCCGTTTGGGATGCTGGTTGATTCCGGCAAACTAAAAAGCTTACCCACCGATACCTGGATAGAGGTCCGGGGCAAGCTTCAAGTTGTGCAACACAAGGGCCAAGAAATTATGCAAATTCGCGCAGAAACGATTACACCCATCGCGCAACCAACAACACCTTACATTTACACAAGTGCTGACTCCATATCCGCATGGAAAGCGTTGCAGAGTACAGCTAACCCTACTAAATAA
- a CDS encoding permease, producing MDRLIRTLTTLSPLKILPLLLPISFLIIVGYIWVPNQLELLDNAYIDTFKTGFIGILLEALPFVLAGALLSSLLRVFIPDEMISRWIPKQALPAILFACLLGIIFPVCECGMIPLVRRLIHKGMPVYVAIVFILSGPILNPVVYGATLTAFRNHSELAYARMGLAFAVACIIGLIIYATVKKSPIRLSVQRETDNTHHNNSRGGKLAAVFVHTSDEFFEMGKYLIIGCLLTSAIQTFMVQDSLAAIGDKPLGSYFFMMGLAFVLSLCSTSDAFVASTFVHSFPAGALLAFMVFGPMLDFKNSLMLLSLFKTKFALYLFFLIFSSVFIGAVFMSLWL from the coding sequence GTGGACCGCCTTATTCGAACCTTGACTACCCTCTCCCCATTAAAAATATTGCCGCTGCTTCTACCAATCTCATTCCTGATTATTGTTGGTTATATATGGGTGCCAAATCAACTAGAACTACTGGACAATGCGTACATTGACACGTTCAAAACCGGCTTTATCGGGATTTTGCTAGAAGCCTTGCCGTTTGTATTAGCAGGAGCCCTGTTATCCTCGCTGCTTCGAGTGTTTATCCCAGATGAGATGATCTCACGATGGATTCCGAAGCAGGCTCTTCCTGCCATTCTATTCGCTTGCCTGCTCGGAATTATTTTTCCGGTATGCGAATGTGGAATGATTCCACTCGTCCGCCGCCTTATCCATAAGGGGATGCCTGTCTACGTAGCCATCGTGTTCATTTTATCCGGACCAATCCTAAATCCAGTTGTCTATGGAGCAACACTGACAGCTTTTCGTAACCACTCAGAACTAGCTTATGCCCGGATGGGTTTAGCCTTTGCTGTCGCCTGTATAATAGGTTTGATTATCTACGCAACGGTGAAAAAGTCCCCGATACGCCTAAGCGTTCAGCGTGAGACCGATAACACTCATCATAATAATTCTCGTGGAGGAAAGTTAGCTGCCGTCTTCGTTCATACCTCGGATGAGTTTTTTGAGATGGGAAAATACTTAATTATCGGCTGTTTACTAACCTCTGCTATCCAGACGTTTATGGTTCAGGACAGTCTGGCAGCGATCGGTGATAAGCCGCTAGGATCTTATTTTTTCATGATGGGACTGGCATTTGTGCTTTCGCTCTGTTCCACCTCAGATGCCTTTGTAGCTTCCACCTTTGTACATTCTTTTCCGGCAGGTGCACTGCTCGCTTTTATGGTGTTCGGGCCTATGTTGGATTTCAAAAATTCATTGATGTTACTCTCGCTGTTTAAGACCAAATTTGCTCTTTATTTGTTCTTTCTTATCTTCTCGAGCGTGTTTATCGGGGCCGTATTCATGTCCTTATGGCTGTAA
- a CDS encoding GTP-binding protein, giving the protein MKIPVIILSGFLGSGKTTLLLSLLKESKVRGLNPGVVMNELGKRDVDGYILQEHTGTTVTKLLDGCVCCSRKEDLADSLLVLLRGRPDAIYIELTGVANPEEIAKTLQETALQERVELHFTITLLDAENALEYNSRLSSDKQLVRTLRKQLSTADLIVVNKSDLVEPETLWRIEKGVRKQNSEAEIVYTHYSEINLSPILSGIIPRKIIAPAPQRAPQTFKGATLKQMNSEQGATAVKERQEEPHASFSQVTAITLTLPQAGTTMPSKERLEAFFQEWGDNLLRAKGHILLSEQEPVQLVQYAGMRTSWEASRYPGMPYLVFIGMNLDEELLADRWTALFEP; this is encoded by the coding sequence ATGAAGATACCAGTAATTATTTTGAGCGGGTTTCTGGGGAGCGGGAAGACAACTCTGCTGTTGTCCCTGCTGAAAGAGAGCAAGGTAAGAGGTCTGAACCCTGGCGTAGTCATGAATGAGCTAGGTAAGAGAGATGTAGATGGGTATATTCTCCAGGAGCACACGGGCACAACCGTGACTAAGCTGCTGGACGGATGCGTATGCTGTAGCCGTAAAGAAGATCTGGCAGATAGCCTGCTCGTACTGCTAAGAGGGCGCCCCGATGCTATTTATATCGAGCTTACTGGCGTCGCAAATCCTGAAGAAATTGCCAAAACACTGCAAGAAACCGCTCTACAGGAAAGGGTCGAATTGCATTTTACGATTACCTTATTGGATGCAGAAAACGCCTTGGAATATAACAGCAGACTCTCCTCTGACAAACAACTGGTTCGTACCCTTCGCAAGCAGCTGTCCACCGCCGATCTCATTGTCGTTAACAAGAGCGATCTTGTAGAACCCGAAACCTTATGGCGAATTGAAAAGGGAGTTCGAAAGCAAAATTCAGAGGCTGAAATTGTATATACGCATTACAGTGAGATCAACCTTTCTCCGATATTATCAGGAATCATTCCACGTAAAATCATCGCTCCCGCGCCACAACGAGCACCTCAAACCTTTAAAGGTGCAACACTTAAACAAATGAATTCAGAACAGGGGGCTACAGCAGTAAAAGAACGGCAAGAGGAGCCGCATGCTTCTTTTTCCCAAGTGACCGCGATTACGTTAACCCTACCGCAAGCAGGGACTACAATGCCTTCAAAAGAACGTCTAGAAGCTTTCTTTCAAGAATGGGGGGACAACCTGCTCCGTGCCAAGGGGCATATCCTTTTGTCCGAACAGGAACCGGTTCAACTTGTCCAATATGCGGGAATGCGTACAAGCTGGGAGGCTTCACGTTATCCCGGAATGCCTTATCTAGTGTTCATCGGGATGAATTTAGATGAGGAACTGCTGGCAGATCGGTGGACCGCCTTATTCGAACCTTGA
- the rpmG gene encoding 50S ribosomal protein L33, translating to MRVIITLACMETGDRNYTTTKNKRNHPERMEMKKYCPRLKRVTLHRETR from the coding sequence ATGAGAGTAATCATTACTTTAGCATGTATGGAGACAGGAGATCGCAACTATACCACTACCAAGAATAAGCGAAATCATCCAGAACGTATGGAAATGAAGAAATATTGTCCACGTCTGAAAAGAGTTACATTACATCGCGAAACACGGTAA